One window from the genome of Betaproteobacteria bacterium encodes:
- a CDS encoding type II toxin-antitoxin system HicA family toxin: MGLEFHRQAAGSHEIWFNPKANRYTIPKHPGDMPEGALRAILKQAGAEIET; the protein is encoded by the coding sequence CTGGGCCTGGAATTCCACCGCCAGGCCGCAGGCTCTCACGAGATTTGGTTCAACCCGAAGGCAAATCGCTATACCATCCCCAAGCATCCCGGCGACATGCCAGAAGGAGCGCTACGCGCCATACTCAAGCAGGCCGGCGCCGAAATTGAAACGTAA